Below is a genomic region from Verrucomicrobiota bacterium.
GGATTTGTTGACATGGATTTTGCTTACAAGAGTCAATTTGGTTCCTATTCACCCGAGGCCTATGAGCGACTGCTCCATGATTTCATAATGGGAGACTCCACTCTGTTCACACGCGCGGACGAAGTGCTTCGCGCATGGGAAATCATTGATGCCATTCGCAACAACTGGAGTAACTTGCCAATGAATCTCTATCACGTAGGCAGCTGGGGGCCTACTGAGTCGGATATGATGCTGAAGCAGGAAAATAATTCTTGGGTGCCTTTAGATCCTAGATCTTAAGCACTTGCCAAAATCTCTTAAACTCTGATCCTCTACACTCCGTAGGCAATCCGTCCAATAATAAAGGTAAGCAACATCATGATGAGAACAGTTTCACATAACCAGTCTGTTCCACCACTTGTCTTCAATGGAAGCGGAGAAGCCCGATCAAGTAGCAAGGAAGCAAAAAACCAGGTGCAATAATTGGCAGGTGGTGGATACCCAATATACCACTGCCAGTACCCACGCACGCCATAAGCAAAAGGCTCCATGATCCAATCGATCATGACTGCTAAGGCGGCAACAATTAAAGCCATACTCCAGACATTACGAGCCCAAAACCAATAGCTGAGTATGAGATGTAGCCCTACAATGATGATAAACCATGCCATGGGAATGGCCCAAGGCAGGGTGCCTCCAATGAGAGGGCCAAACTGATTCGTGTAGTGATAGGCCCCAAAAGGAAAACTTGTCAGTGTTCCTATCGTCTCCAGCATGGCAGAGAATCCCATAATAATTCCCGCTGAAATCCATGTCCTGCGCCATCCTATTTTGTCAGCAGCAGCGAAGCCAATTAAAGCAGTTGCCAAGCAGATGAAGACAAAATCCCCAATAGACATACACCATAAAAAAAAGGCCTCTATCCATCCAATCCAAGCCCAGTTTCCAATACCCCAGGCTTCTACAGTCGATGGTTCTATTTTCAGCCCAAGCTTAGCAAAGCCAACACAAGCCCATATAACAAAAATGACGAGCGTCCAACGCTTGGCCCTGTTGATGATGATAGATCGTTTCTTTTTCACGATTTATGAGAGCCTCTCTTAATTTTTTCTGCTACCATTTGAGAACTTAAAATAACCAAGGGTATACCACCACCTGGATGGGTTGTGCCACCCACAAAATACAAAGATCTCCACAAGGGAGATTGAATCCTGGGTCTCATAAGAGCTGTCCACGGAGAGTGAGAAGCCCATCCATAGAGAGAACCCTCTGTTGTAACGTCCCGATTGGCAAACTCATTAGGGGTAAAAAAACTACTTTCCACAATTTGTTCTCTAATCCCCTGCAACCCACAACTCTCTAGTTTTCGGTATACCCGTTCAGCATATTCATCCTTTCTCTTATTCCACTCTGGACCTTTTGTATCTGCTGGCGCATTGACTAAAATAAAAAAGTTATCACAACCTTCTGGAGCATCCTGTTGGTCTGTGCGAGCAGTAATATTTACATATACAGTAGGATCTCTGGGAAATTGCTTCTCCTCAAATAGATCATTAAACTCTTCTTGATAATTTGAACTGAAAAAGATGTTGTGGTGACTGAGTTCTTGATACTGTTTTTTAACTCCTAGAAACATAACAAACCCTGAAAGCGACAACTCAGGCTGATTCAGATGTTTTGCTTGTCTTTCCCATCCCGAGACACGAATCCATTCGTTGTGAGCGCGTATGACATCTCCATTTACTACATAGTGTTCTGCTTGAAGGATCTCTCCGCCAGTCAATTCAACTCCTTTTTCATCTAACTTCAGAACCTGAGATCCACAACGTATAGTTACACCGGCGGCCAAACACAATTTTTCCAAAACTCTAGCTAGTTGCACCATACCGCCTTTGATATACCATCCTCCAAACTCAACCTCTACATACGGGATGACATTAAAAGTCGCAGGAGCCTTGTAAGGGCTGCTACCATTGTAAGTTGCAAAACGCTCAAAGAGCTGTCGCAACCGATGATCCTCAAACCGTCTAGCAACTTCTTGAGCTACTGAAGCAAAAGTCGCTACCTTTGGCATATGAATGAGCTTGGGCCAGTTTGCTGGGGTAAAGGCCTTCCAGAAATCTTCTGGGGGACGCATTAAGAATGCTTCACCAGATAAGTCATAAATACCCTTGGCATAGCGCATAAATGCCTGAACATCTTTGCGGCTGAAAAAATGCTTATCTTCATCTAAAACAGTTCCATCATCCCAAAAATACCGACACGTAGGCTCTACACGAACTAAATCAAGGTAATCGCGCCGTTGCTTTCCAATTGATAAAAACAACTCATCCAATACATCTGGCATCGTCAACAAGGACGGTCCCATATCCCAACGGTAGGATCCTATTCTTCGTTCAGTTAGTTTACCACCTACGGTAGCGTTCTTCTCTAAAACTGTGACCTCATAACCCTCATGTTGAAGCCTTAAAGCTGTGGCTAAGCCGCCTAAGCCAGCACCTACGACAACTATTTGCTTCTCCCTGCCTCTCATCCGCTAAACATACCACTGCCTACCCACGGTTCAATCAAGACAACAATTAGCAAAAAAAGTTGCTATTGATGATTTGCAATTTTTCGCTGACGCCATCTCAGGAACTCTTTAGCATTTCCGAAGGAAAGAGACAAGTAAGGTGCTCAAACTATTGATGATGGT
It encodes:
- a CDS encoding carotenoid biosynthesis protein, which codes for MKKKRSIIINRAKRWTLVIFVIWACVGFAKLGLKIEPSTVEAWGIGNWAWIGWIEAFFLWCMSIGDFVFICLATALIGFAAADKIGWRRTWISAGIIMGFSAMLETIGTLTSFPFGAYHYTNQFGPLIGGTLPWAIPMAWFIIIVGLHLILSYWFWARNVWSMALIVAALAVMIDWIMEPFAYGVRGYWQWYIGYPPPANYCTWFFASLLLDRASPLPLKTSGGTDWLCETVLIMMLLTFIIGRIAYGV
- the crtI gene encoding phytoene desaturase family protein, with the translated sequence MRGREKQIVVVGAGLGGLATALRLQHEGYEVTVLEKNATVGGKLTERRIGSYRWDMGPSLLTMPDVLDELFLSIGKQRRDYLDLVRVEPTCRYFWDDGTVLDEDKHFFSRKDVQAFMRYAKGIYDLSGEAFLMRPPEDFWKAFTPANWPKLIHMPKVATFASVAQEVARRFEDHRLRQLFERFATYNGSSPYKAPATFNVIPYVEVEFGGWYIKGGMVQLARVLEKLCLAAGVTIRCGSQVLKLDEKGVELTGGEILQAEHYVVNGDVIRAHNEWIRVSGWERQAKHLNQPELSLSGFVMFLGVKKQYQELSHHNIFFSSNYQEEFNDLFEEKQFPRDPTVYVNITARTDQQDAPEGCDNFFILVNAPADTKGPEWNKRKDEYAERVYRKLESCGLQGIREQIVESSFFTPNEFANRDVTTEGSLYGWASHSPWTALMRPRIQSPLWRSLYFVGGTTHPGGGIPLVILSSQMVAEKIKRGSHKS